A window from Thermoplasmata archaeon encodes these proteins:
- a CDS encoding CARDB domain-containing protein, producing the protein MKNRKFMLRENESGISEVVATLLVLVITVTLFSSIFAWINAMPPPMSKTYTEFSAKLDTVYVAGNYSFYVNITHAGGEILYASATTIIIRIENYSQSFTLGLSDGDKDGTLTDGKWEPGEVWRWNSAPTYSNTSTVIVQIIDKVKNLLVWSSILYPQITEIPPAILERGVLPDPVSIGGNFKVWANVKDDDLNFDSVYVNLSALGISTPVKMNQTFGWKFETSNITCNAQAGKYLALINATDTMGHVSTATLSITVSAAAQEETQPPKLIVERILLSNFSPTRGDTVTITAIIKNLNSMPAVSSNVSFWDYIPLTDTWSYIGWANVSVAGYGQSQAYMYWTATPGGLHKIFVNITSVMPGNSNGIGANISLVVTPKILLVDDDGAIMGSGSNLDVASYMAAALDAANLNYRIYSVPFGLDGPKYDSGPVETQMQYFDVVIWVSGNTNNSLTSNDTAELVKFLSGTSTVPAGKLWLVGENILEGVSSTFMNYIGINGLLPAISLPAQIYGQNPGVGWINLSNCQPLMDGSTFSIVRPINPLASLNVQAVFMNGSADQYYGIQYKNVVSGREYKVVTFTFEFAAMRDMGDQAITAYKVVNWLSGLGNRTGEDLAVASQYIVPINPRYMQPVNISATVRNNGASVQANVEVVAYIYVNGALLDTVSPVNTSITLQPDGGSQLVNFTWVPRMVGTYVIRVVVDPNNKVTETNEDNNALSTAVGIHEINVLYTLLVVDDDSSAENGGGGTLPNVAQYVIDALTSLGYVNGTDMDIQKVPRGADRNNTEYNVTNYNCILWVTGFASNGSGYNTLTSTDMQIIKDFYLPSDPAQHTFILIGREVLGDSGVSGTAFMTQVLGAASAGTKYTDGVGKVVYGVKESPVTNGMRVEYTNGTSFPCYAYTKTASAIPLFWANGTTYWDRTTDLVMGTGVKDISGWHSAFLSFDLSYTTNFSLVKEILFNLIHWGGRVDAIPELRVTSPDIYAGTNSRPYIILPELNPQIGSSYLLKANITNVGGLSGDVIVRFLDGDTIINSVNIHVPESYADASNNVYNGKCVAEIIWTPLYAGYERISAIIDPDNLYVGSEKLRENNNASQQIQVFFFYDDMEVPERTAENWNHDATLLNINGESPLDFLARKDVSTRVIGDWDWNVSGSQDFNGTTTFNGNGTYLTNNATVLNYTGGAAHTTPTAYWLPETQGRVTIKRNADVIMMFDVSGSMSWDLQTRMYAAKAAGGILLDTLNEGDRAALARFNTQSYLNIRFTSNLGTVRQSVLSLFPGGGTAFLDATAVSVRYATGVPSTWSWANNFNYNDHNTSNFPAAIVLTDGQTNSDQTFTTYDSCISEITKYDVALFTIAFGGDADRANMWRLAYAMNHTGKSNANYSKHFNVSTPAELITAFKEISAIIKEAAGGDVRVPLLAPTKVRPKAVETVYAQNFELGSDWSIGGTGASWAVGQPTTWVGGAHSGTRCAATNLGGNYNDGEASWFCSPLINLTAYKNGNVTLTFWAAYNFYHWSYYWAGYPYRDYYDHALLQVSIDGGVTWTVLHSFPDENADGNGQLASWRQYTINLTQYVGKEIYLRFTMQDDDNVVYSYSVQGNDRNSGIYIDDITITAERGENDGVDIGYTLFPAHYRFLTTPAVRVGTPYLSFWNYASGSYETGNLPDHVVVIDYENHYYWLYNDTGAVAFEGNFVVLQNNSYTGNASKTGALNVAPVTCLYNPTPSQDVWFNINDYYGWKIFSLPAVPHAVTDMLIAWEDLWGTVPNNQIDGNGDQWVRVTLLDDGTFRVVPYRASGGYEHDFFIGSDWVYIKHHGEAWSNGAGTSADPYKEVTVVPSGQRFPVFMRKSEGGILSFYTKYSITPGTNGGFLYLWGSTDGRTWVWDRNHRVYLSPRQPYNGNLKMDALTNETTTGGLTGNGWIDIDGKMPYWCFNGKSAGGTYGWEKIEVDLAKYVRTFASIRIVFVFAQFGGMLPPEWRPDMGWYIDDVQIRVRGGVPDYWKIVENASQARSGSRFWYFNSPSDYLPLGVDSSLYTIPIDLTRAYRATLIAFFKFNINDGAGLPPDGVRVEVSKDNGETWYSITYGVRIGWGYTGRDLTTVENRGYYGVTGDATGGELPQRYSGVRGTLYKTNWTFVRASDANTVSAYDWVPSFTLVRLNCDLSGFAGNTIILRIRVFTNATGSETDAVHYASASYNKGVFVDDVFVIGNSIIHGLQGGGERCARP; encoded by the coding sequence ATGAAAAATAGAAAGTTTATGCTTAGGGAAAATGAGAGCGGTATTTCGGAAGTGGTAGCTACTTTGCTGGTGCTCGTGATTACAGTAACCCTATTTTCCTCAATCTTTGCATGGATTAACGCAATGCCTCCTCCGATGTCCAAAACCTACACAGAATTCTCTGCAAAGCTAGATACTGTTTATGTTGCAGGCAACTACTCCTTCTATGTGAACATCACCCATGCAGGCGGAGAAATTTTGTACGCATCGGCAACCACAATTATCATAAGGATCGAGAATTATTCTCAGAGTTTTACACTCGGGTTGAGTGACGGAGATAAGGATGGAACACTGACAGATGGAAAATGGGAGCCGGGAGAGGTATGGCGATGGAATTCCGCCCCTACATACTCCAACACTTCTACGGTTATTGTGCAGATAATTGATAAAGTGAAAAACCTTCTCGTTTGGTCTAGCATCCTCTATCCACAAATAACAGAAATTCCTCCTGCAATTCTGGAAAGGGGCGTATTACCAGACCCCGTTAGCATTGGGGGCAACTTCAAGGTATGGGCGAACGTAAAAGACGATGACCTGAACTTTGATTCGGTCTATGTGAACCTCTCTGCACTTGGAATATCAACACCAGTAAAAATGAATCAGACCTTTGGATGGAAATTTGAGACCTCGAACATAACCTGCAATGCCCAGGCAGGCAAATACCTTGCACTTATAAATGCTACAGATACAATGGGGCATGTTTCCACTGCAACTCTCTCCATAACCGTTAGTGCTGCAGCACAGGAAGAAACACAACCACCGAAGCTCATCGTTGAAAGGATTTTGCTCAGCAATTTCTCACCTACACGAGGCGACACAGTTACAATTACTGCCATTATCAAAAACCTGAATTCAATGCCTGCAGTGTCATCTAATGTCTCATTCTGGGATTATATCCCTCTAACTGACACATGGAGCTACATCGGATGGGCGAATGTATCCGTTGCGGGCTATGGTCAGAGCCAGGCCTACATGTACTGGACTGCAACCCCTGGTGGTTTGCACAAGATTTTCGTGAACATCACAAGTGTGATGCCAGGGAATAGCAATGGAATAGGAGCAAACATCTCTCTAGTTGTGACCCCAAAGATTCTGCTCGTGGATGATGATGGAGCGATAATGGGAAGTGGAAGCAACCTAGATGTCGCCTCCTATATGGCTGCTGCCCTGGATGCAGCTAACCTGAATTACCGAATTTATAGCGTCCCATTCGGGCTTGATGGACCGAAGTACGATAGCGGTCCTGTAGAAACCCAGATGCAGTACTTTGATGTTGTGATTTGGGTCAGCGGTAACACAAATAATTCCCTTACTTCAAACGACACTGCTGAATTGGTAAAATTCTTATCAGGCACTTCCACAGTACCTGCAGGCAAGCTTTGGTTGGTAGGAGAAAACATTCTAGAGGGTGTGAGCAGCACATTCATGAACTATATCGGAATAAATGGTCTCCTCCCTGCAATTTCTCTACCTGCTCAAATCTATGGGCAGAATCCTGGTGTAGGCTGGATAAATCTTTCCAACTGCCAGCCCCTCATGGATGGCAGTACATTTTCAATAGTTAGGCCTATAAATCCCCTTGCAAGTTTGAATGTACAGGCAGTGTTTATGAATGGAAGTGCAGATCAGTATTATGGGATTCAATACAAAAATGTGGTGAGTGGAAGAGAGTACAAGGTCGTTACATTCACATTTGAGTTTGCGGCAATGCGAGATATGGGAGACCAGGCAATCACAGCGTACAAAGTGGTGAACTGGCTTTCAGGCCTAGGAAATAGAACTGGGGAAGATTTAGCAGTGGCAAGCCAGTATATAGTGCCAATAAATCCAAGATACATGCAACCAGTGAACATCTCTGCAACTGTGCGTAATAACGGTGCAAGCGTTCAAGCAAATGTGGAAGTTGTTGCCTATATTTATGTTAACGGTGCATTACTGGATACAGTTTCGCCAGTTAATACATCAATCACATTACAGCCAGATGGAGGTTCTCAACTCGTGAATTTCACATGGGTGCCGAGGATGGTTGGCACATATGTAATTCGTGTCGTGGTTGACCCCAACAACAAGGTCACAGAGACGAATGAGGACAACAATGCCCTCAGTACTGCGGTAGGGATACACGAGATTAATGTGCTTTACACCTTGCTGGTAGTAGATGACGATTCTTCAGCAGAAAACGGTGGGGGAGGCACATTGCCCAATGTCGCTCAGTATGTGATTGATGCTCTAACAAGCCTGGGTTATGTAAACGGCACAGATATGGATATCCAGAAGGTGCCAAGAGGAGCGGACAGGAACAACACAGAATATAATGTCACGAATTATAATTGCATTCTTTGGGTTACTGGTTTTGCATCCAATGGTTCTGGTTACAATACCCTTACATCTACAGACATGCAGATAATCAAGGATTTCTATCTACCATCTGACCCTGCACAGCACACCTTTATTCTCATTGGAAGAGAAGTGCTGGGAGATAGTGGTGTAAGCGGAACAGCATTTATGACCCAGGTCCTGGGTGCCGCGAGCGCAGGAACAAAGTACACGGACGGAGTTGGGAAAGTAGTTTATGGTGTGAAAGAGAGCCCTGTAACAAATGGAATGAGAGTTGAGTACACCAATGGAACAAGCTTCCCATGCTATGCCTACACAAAAACAGCCTCTGCTATACCTCTGTTCTGGGCAAATGGCACCACTTATTGGGACAGAACAACGGATTTGGTGATGGGCACTGGTGTTAAAGACATTTCTGGCTGGCACTCTGCATTTCTTTCGTTTGATCTCTCCTATACAACCAATTTCTCTCTCGTAAAGGAAATTCTGTTTAACCTTATCCATTGGGGTGGTAGAGTTGATGCAATACCTGAACTTCGGGTCACTTCCCCTGACATTTACGCAGGAACAAACTCTAGGCCATACATCATTCTTCCAGAACTCAATCCCCAGATTGGCTCTTCCTACCTTTTGAAAGCAAACATCACGAATGTCGGTGGTTTGAGTGGCGATGTGATTGTTCGCTTCCTTGATGGCGATACAATAATTAACTCGGTTAACATTCATGTGCCAGAAAGCTATGCAGATGCTTCCAACAATGTTTACAATGGCAAATGCGTGGCTGAGATAATCTGGACACCGTTGTATGCGGGCTATGAGAGAATCTCCGCAATAATTGACCCGGACAATCTCTATGTTGGAAGCGAGAAGTTGCGTGAGAACAACAACGCAAGCCAGCAAATTCAGGTCTTTTTCTTCTACGATGATATGGAGGTGCCTGAACGAACTGCAGAAAACTGGAACCATGATGCAACACTGCTTAATATCAATGGCGAAAGCCCGCTTGATTTTCTTGCAAGAAAAGATGTGAGCACGCGGGTAATTGGGGACTGGGACTGGAATGTGAGCGGGAGCCAGGATTTTAACGGTACCACGACATTCAATGGCAATGGCACCTATCTCACAAACAATGCCACGGTACTGAACTACACAGGAGGCGCTGCCCACACTACACCAACTGCGTACTGGTTGCCTGAAACCCAAGGAAGAGTGACCATAAAGAGGAATGCAGATGTAATAATGATGTTCGACGTATCAGGGAGTATGTCATGGGACTTGCAAACTAGAATGTATGCGGCGAAAGCGGCAGGAGGAATATTATTAGACACCCTAAATGAGGGGGATAGAGCAGCACTTGCCCGCTTCAATACACAGTCATATTTAAATATTAGATTTACGTCTAATTTAGGAACGGTAAGACAGAGCGTTCTCTCTCTGTTCCCGGGTGGAGGTACAGCATTTTTAGATGCGACTGCTGTATCTGTCCGGTATGCTACAGGTGTGCCTTCTACATGGTCGTGGGCGAATAATTTCAACTACAACGATCATAATACATCAAACTTCCCAGCGGCAATAGTTCTCACAGATGGACAGACGAACTCAGATCAAACATTTACTACATATGATTCATGTATAAGCGAAATTACAAAATATGATGTAGCATTGTTTACGATTGCATTTGGTGGTGACGCAGATAGGGCAAACATGTGGAGATTGGCGTATGCAATGAATCATACTGGGAAGTCAAATGCAAATTACAGCAAACATTTCAATGTATCTACACCTGCTGAGTTAATCACGGCGTTCAAAGAGATATCTGCGATAATAAAGGAGGCTGCGGGGGGCGATGTGAGAGTACCATTGTTGGCACCTACAAAGGTGCGTCCTAAGGCGGTGGAGACAGTATATGCTCAGAACTTCGAGTTAGGCAGTGATTGGAGTATTGGAGGAACGGGTGCAAGCTGGGCAGTGGGACAACCAACTACATGGGTAGGCGGAGCCCATAGTGGTACGCGATGTGCAGCAACAAACTTAGGAGGAAACTATAATGACGGAGAGGCCTCTTGGTTTTGCTCGCCGCTTATTAATCTCACAGCTTACAAAAATGGAAACGTTACACTCACATTTTGGGCAGCATACAATTTTTACCATTGGTCATACTATTGGGCAGGATATCCATATAGAGATTATTATGACCACGCCCTGCTTCAGGTATCAATAGATGGAGGAGTTACATGGACCGTATTGCACAGTTTCCCAGACGAAAATGCAGATGGTAATGGACAGTTAGCTAGTTGGAGACAATATACAATAAACTTGACACAGTATGTGGGGAAGGAAATATACCTAAGGTTTACTATGCAGGATGACGACAATGTAGTTTACAGTTATTCGGTTCAAGGGAACGATAGGAACAGTGGGATCTATATTGATGATATCACAATAACTGCAGAGAGGGGAGAAAATGATGGAGTAGACATTGGCTACACACTCTTCCCAGCACACTATCGGTTCCTTACAACACCAGCAGTGCGTGTGGGCACGCCATACCTTTCCTTCTGGAACTATGCATCTGGGAGTTATGAAACAGGGAATCTACCAGATCATGTTGTGGTAATTGACTATGAGAATCACTATTATTGGTTGTACAACGATACAGGTGCAGTAGCATTTGAGGGCAACTTTGTGGTGCTCCAGAACAATTCTTACACAGGGAATGCGAGCAAAACTGGTGCATTGAATGTTGCACCTGTAACCTGCCTCTACAATCCCACACCAAGCCAGGATGTATGGTTTAACATAAACGATTACTACGGCTGGAAGATATTTTCACTTCCTGCGGTTCCACACGCAGTAACAGATATGCTCATTGCATGGGAGGACCTGTGGGGCACAGTGCCAAACAACCAGATAGATGGTAACGGTGACCAATGGGTGCGGGTCACATTGTTAGATGATGGCACCTTCCGCGTAGTGCCTTACAGGGCAAGCGGTGGATATGAGCATGATTTCTTTATAGGTTCAGATTGGGTGTACATAAAGCATCATGGGGAGGCCTGGAGCAATGGAGCAGGCACATCAGCAGACCCATACAAGGAAGTTACAGTGGTGCCCAGTGGTCAGCGTTTCCCTGTTTTCATGCGGAAATCAGAGGGAGGAATTTTGAGTTTTTACACAAAATACAGCATTACACCAGGAACAAATGGTGGTTTCCTCTATCTTTGGGGAAGCACGGATGGCAGGACTTGGGTGTGGGATAGAAATCATAGAGTGTATCTCTCACCCAGGCAACCTTACAACGGAAATTTGAAGATGGATGCATTAACCAATGAAACCACAACGGGAGGACTAACTGGTAATGGTTGGATAGACATAGATGGAAAAATGCCCTACTGGTGTTTCAACGGCAAGAGTGCAGGTGGCACTTACGGCTGGGAGAAGATAGAGGTGGATTTGGCGAAGTATGTGCGAACATTTGCGTCAATAAGGATTGTGTTTGTATTTGCACAGTTTGGAGGAATGTTGCCACCAGAGTGGAGACCAGATATGGGATGGTATATAGACGATGTGCAGATTCGGGTGAGAGGTGGTGTGCCGGACTACTGGAAGATAGTAGAGAATGCATCTCAAGCCCGTAGTGGAAGCAGGTTTTGGTATTTCAATTCACCTAGCGATTATCTCCCACTCGGTGTGGATTCCTCACTCTACACAATTCCAATTGATTTAACGAGAGCCTACAGAGCCACGCTCATTGCCTTCTTCAAATTCAACATCAACGATGGTGCTGGCTTACCGCCAGATGGAGTGAGAGTAGAGGTAAGCAAAGACAATGGCGAGACATGGTATTCCATAACATATGGTGTGAGAATTGGTTGGGGTTACACAGGAAGAGATTTAACTACAGTTGAAAACCGTGGTTACTATGGAGTTACAGGTGATGCCACAGGTGGAGAATTGCCGCAACGCTATTCTGGTGTGAGAGGGACACTCTACAAGACGAACTGGACATTTGTGCGAGCGAGCGATGCCAATACAGTGTCAGCGTATGATTGGGTGCCATCATTCACGCTTGTAAGGCTGAACTGTGATTTGAGTGGATTTGCAGGCAACACAATAATCTTGAGGATAAGAGTGTTCACAAATGCCACAGGTAGCGAAACCGATGCCGTACACTATGCCAGTGCCAGCTACAACAAAGGCGTCTTTGTAGACGATGTGTTTGTGATTGGTAACTCCATAATCCATGGACTGCAGGGAGGTGGTGAACGATGCGCAAGGCCATGA